One stretch of Thermanaerosceptrum fracticalcis DNA includes these proteins:
- the rpsR gene encoding 30S ribosomal protein S18, with product MKRERGRRPRKRVCSFCVDKVESIDYKELGRLRKYITERGKILPRRISGNCAKHQRQLTIAIKRARNVALLPFTAE from the coding sequence TTGAAACGTGAACGTGGTCGTCGCCCTCGCAAAAGAGTGTGCAGCTTTTGTGTAGATAAAGTTGAATCCATTGATTATAAAGAGTTAGGCCGTCTGCGTAAATACATCACCGAGCGCGGCAAGATCCTGCCCCGCCGGATTTCCGGCAACTGTGCAAAACACCAGCGCCAGCTTACCATCGCTATCAAGCGGGCCAGGAATGTTGCCTTGCTGCCGTTTACTGCAGAATAA
- a CDS encoding DUF951 domain-containing protein has product MAQFYLGDVVKMRKKHPCGGDEWEVLRTGMDFRIKCLKCGRQVWLDRPSFEKGVKKVLKRGPDAPTETPE; this is encoded by the coding sequence ATGGCACAGTTTTATTTAGGTGATGTTGTCAAAATGCGAAAAAAACATCCCTGTGGCGGCGATGAATGGGAAGTGCTGCGGACGGGTATGGATTTTCGTATCAAATGTCTGAAATGCGGCAGGCAGGTCTGGTTGGACAGGCCGTCTTTTGAAAAAGGAGTTAAAAAAGTCCTTAAGCGGGGCCCGGATGCGCCAACGGAAACGCCGGAATAA
- a CDS encoding mechanosensitive ion channel family protein, with translation MLLTSWASITFFTDIFKIEDLKLWGTKALMILLILVVARIAMSLGYLLIERVFQVQYIPGKISFDERKKNTLKALLKSVLRYAIYFIAAITILDELKVPVTAVLSAAGILGLAVGFGAQNLVRDVITGFFILFEDQFSVGEYIETAGVGGIVEEVGLRATKLRDWGGQLHIIPNGEITKVTNHNRGSMRALVEVGIAYEEDINHALKVLGEIARGMARDYAHVITEGPDVLGVVNLGESEVLVRIIAKTKPMEQWAVEREMRRRIKETFDKEGIEIPYPRRVYIQPAENEGRKKSKVQHSEG, from the coding sequence ATGTTGTTAACCAGTTGGGCTAGTATCACCTTTTTCACGGATATTTTTAAGATAGAGGATTTGAAATTATGGGGTACTAAAGCCTTGATGATTTTATTGATCTTAGTGGTAGCCCGTATCGCCATGTCTCTGGGGTATTTATTAATAGAAAGAGTTTTCCAGGTTCAGTACATACCGGGAAAAATCAGCTTTGATGAACGCAAGAAGAATACCTTAAAAGCCCTCTTAAAAAGTGTTTTACGGTATGCTATCTATTTTATAGCTGCTATTACTATCCTGGATGAATTAAAAGTGCCGGTGACCGCCGTTTTATCTGCCGCCGGTATCTTAGGTTTGGCTGTTGGTTTCGGCGCCCAGAACCTGGTTCGTGACGTGATTACCGGTTTCTTCATTTTGTTTGAAGACCAGTTTTCCGTAGGTGAATATATCGAAACCGCAGGCGTGGGCGGTATTGTGGAAGAAGTGGGTTTGAGGGCCACCAAACTTAGAGACTGGGGGGGACAGCTCCATATCATCCCTAACGGGGAAATTACGAAAGTTACAAACCACAACCGTGGCAGTATGCGAGCTTTGGTGGAAGTGGGAATCGCCTATGAAGAGGATATTAATCATGCTTTGAAAGTCCTGGGAGAGATCGCCAGAGGGATGGCCAGGGACTATGCCCATGTGATTACAGAAGGTCCCGATGTTCTGGGTGTTGTCAATCTGGGCGAATCAGAAGTCCTGGTCCGCATTATTGCTAAAACCAAACCCATGGAACAGTGGGCTGTGGAAAGGGAAATGCGCCGCAGGATTAAAGAAACCTTCGACAAAGAAGGGATTGAAATACCCTATCCCCGCCGGGTGTATATCCAGCCTGCGGAAAACGAAGGCCGTAAGAAAAGCAAGGTACAGCACAGTGAAGGGTGA
- the rpsF gene encoding 30S ribosomal protein S6 yields the protein MRNYEIMYVLKPDLDEEKVAAVIEKFTKLISANGGEVISTDKWGKRRLAYEINDYREGIYILVNFKGEAGTAQELDRVMKITDEILRFMIIKKDE from the coding sequence ATGCGGAATTACGAAATCATGTATGTCCTTAAGCCTGATTTAGACGAAGAAAAAGTAGCCGCTGTAATTGAAAAGTTTACCAAACTGATCAGCGCTAACGGTGGCGAGGTTATTTCCACTGATAAGTGGGGCAAGAGACGTCTGGCTTACGAGATTAATGACTATCGTGAAGGTATCTACATCTTGGTTAACTTCAAGGGTGAGGCTGGTACTGCCCAGGAGCTTGACCGCGTGATGAAGATTACCGACGAAATTCTCCGTTTTATGATTATCAAAAAAGACGAATAG
- a CDS encoding HEAT repeat domain-containing protein — MAWFGFGSTKISLEELKKSIIESPDTFPQDLRKNLEKIEFVTGWELIKLTLPSLNKVKGRNLVRLLLGDKIHLLESLVEERTERLLAIECLGYLPSRETVEILVRLLSSKDESVQLAAAGALKHHTPRLVVPYLVDALLEGAALPSRVGEVLLVMGYYAEEALLEAFPRATPPVQAHILELLTHAVNPKCKDLVAEALKHDDFKLKNKALEAIASFSFTEFWPEVVMCLAEPQWTLRAKALEVLAKLEIKEARDFVEAFLHDEDEWVRECAQNYLKTIESVSTVTEEKSNVVNQLG; from the coding sequence ATGGCTTGGTTTGGCTTTGGCAGCACAAAGATAAGCTTGGAGGAATTAAAAAAATCCATTATAGAAAGCCCTGATACGTTCCCGCAAGATTTACGGAAAAACTTAGAAAAAATTGAGTTTGTCACAGGATGGGAGTTAATAAAATTAACATTACCTTCCCTGAACAAAGTGAAAGGCAGAAACCTGGTCAGGTTACTTTTGGGGGATAAAATACATTTGCTGGAAAGTCTTGTGGAAGAGCGGACAGAAAGGCTTTTGGCCATTGAGTGTCTAGGCTATTTGCCTTCCCGGGAAACAGTAGAAATCCTGGTCAGGCTCTTAAGCAGCAAGGATGAAAGTGTGCAGCTGGCAGCTGCGGGGGCTCTCAAGCACCACACCCCCCGCCTGGTTGTTCCTTATCTTGTAGATGCTCTTCTTGAGGGCGCTGCCTTACCTTCCCGAGTAGGAGAAGTACTCCTGGTCATGGGGTATTATGCTGAGGAAGCTCTGCTGGAAGCATTTCCACGGGCAACCCCTCCTGTACAGGCACACATCCTGGAACTGCTCACCCATGCGGTAAATCCCAAGTGTAAGGATTTGGTGGCAGAAGCTTTGAAACATGATGACTTCAAGTTGAAAAACAAAGCCCTGGAGGCCATAGCCAGCTTTTCTTTTACTGAATTTTGGCCTGAGGTTGTCATGTGCTTGGCTGAACCCCAGTGGACCCTTAGGGCTAAGGCCCTGGAGGTTTTGGCAAAACTAGAAATAAAAGAAGCCCGGGATTTCGTGGAGGCTTTTTTGCATGATGAAGATGAATGGGTGCGGGAATGCGCTCAAAACTATCTGAAAACCATAGAAAGTGTTTCTACAGTAACGGAGGAGAAAAGCAATGTTGTTAACCAGTTGGGCTAG
- a CDS encoding CvpA family protein, with protein sequence MNIVDLVIIVFLVVGAINGYRRGLLGSLCYLAANLLGLFVAIKYYPQLAGWLNQQFSLTLKVSQFFKAHVMLPPAVSTLQLTKIPLPDIIKQLESSSLPPEIKLHLMDYLQKWWTTLSSFNNLGELIHYLVAIALINGLAFFLIWLVVDKAAVLLAEGLTRCTQNSLLGDLNRLSGTVIGLALSALTLTIFVGIISPLLSLTSAAQPSLFSSVLKTMNQSQLVPYFISAFTLLFSKLITLWQ encoded by the coding sequence TTGAATATTGTAGACCTGGTGATTATTGTATTTCTGGTCGTAGGTGCCATCAATGGTTATAGAAGGGGTCTTTTAGGGAGTTTGTGTTACCTTGCGGCAAACCTGCTGGGATTGTTTGTCGCTATAAAATATTACCCGCAGCTTGCCGGATGGCTTAATCAACAATTCTCCCTCACTTTAAAAGTAAGCCAGTTCTTCAAAGCCCATGTCATGTTACCTCCGGCCGTTAGTACACTGCAGCTAACGAAAATCCCTCTTCCCGATATAATCAAACAGCTGGAAAGCTCGAGCCTTCCTCCGGAAATTAAGCTTCACCTGATGGATTATTTACAGAAATGGTGGACAACCCTTAGTTCCTTCAATAATTTAGGAGAACTGATTCATTACCTGGTCGCCATTGCCCTTATTAACGGGTTGGCCTTCTTTCTTATCTGGCTTGTGGTGGACAAGGCTGCAGTACTTTTAGCCGAGGGGCTTACTCGCTGTACGCAGAATTCCCTTTTGGGAGATCTCAACCGGCTCAGCGGCACCGTCATAGGATTGGCCCTTAGCGCCCTCACTTTGACGATTTTTGTGGGAATCATCAGTCCCCTGCTTTCTTTGACGTCGGCGGCCCAGCCCTCGCTGTTTTCTTCTGTGCTTAAGACGATGAACCAGTCCCAGCTGGTGCCCTATTTTATTTCAGCCTTTACCTTATTGTTCAGCAAATTGATTACCCTCTGGCAGTAG
- a CDS encoding single-stranded DNA-binding protein, protein MLNRVILIGRLTKDPELRYTPSGTAVATFTLAVNRNRTNQEGEREADFIPIVVWQKQAENCANFIGKGSLVAIDGRLQVRTYDGKDGQRRWVTEVVAENVRFLDRREGGGSQGISTFGSEVEFTDDDIPF, encoded by the coding sequence GTGTTAAACAGGGTAATTCTAATCGGTCGCCTTACGAAAGATCCGGAATTACGATATACCCCAAGCGGCACGGCTGTAGCAACTTTCACCCTGGCAGTGAACAGGAACAGAACCAATCAGGAGGGGGAAAGAGAAGCTGACTTCATCCCCATCGTCGTATGGCAAAAACAGGCGGAAAACTGTGCCAATTTTATTGGTAAAGGAAGCCTGGTAGCTATTGATGGCCGCCTCCAGGTTAGAACTTACGACGGTAAAGATGGCCAGCGCCGCTGGGTTACCGAAGTTGTAGCGGAGAATGTAAGGTTCCTTGACAGACGTGAAGGTGGAGGCTCACAGGGAATAAGTACATTTGGCAGTGAAGTAGAGTTTACTGATGATGATATTCCCTTTTAA